The sequence CCCCCCACCCCGCTCGTCGAAAAACGTGGGCGAAAAAGCCGGCCGCTCGTCGTTCCACGCCGCTCCCGATGGTCGCGCCATCACGACTCGCGGCCGGTCAGTCGTCGCTGGCGGCTGCCTCCGGAAGTGGCTCGATAGCGATCTCCACGTCGACGCCCTCCACGTCCCAGGTCTTTCGGTGGCCATCCTCGACGGTCCCGCGGTCACCAGCCCGGACCTCCTCCTCGAGGTAGTCGGCGTGGCGGGCCACGAGCCCCGCGACCCGGTCGTCCTCGATCTCGAGGTCGAGCCGGATCTCCGCCTCGATGTCGAGGTCGAGGTCCTTGCGCATCTCCTGAACTCGCCTGACTACCTCGCGGGCGTAGCCCTCGCTCTCGATGTCCTCGGTCAGCGCGGTGTCGACGTAGACGACCCCGCCGCCGTCGCCGGCAGTGAAGTCCGCGCCCGCGACCTCCGGGGGCGTCTCGCGGCGGAACTCGACCATCGCCTCGGTCAATTCGACGGCTTCACCGAGTGTGTCGGCGACAGCAGCCTCCAGGGCGTCGAGGGTCGGCTCCGGGACGCGAGCCTCGTTCAGCGCCTCCATCACCCGGCCGGCGTCGTCGCCGAAGGCCGGCCCGAGTTCGCTCATATCCGCCGCCGCGGAGTAGCGCAACTCGCCCCACTCCTCGTCCGGGCCGAGCACCTCGACCGCGCGGGCGTTCAGCCGGTCAGCCACCAGGTCGGCTCGCGTCTCGACGGCCGCCGCCACGTCCGCGCTGTCGGCGTCGACGACCACGCGGGAGACGGGCCAGCGCAGCTTCCGCTCGGCCTGCTGGCGGGCGTTCGACCCTGCCTCCTCGACGGCCCGGACGACCTCGACCTCCCGCTCCAGGTCGGGGTCCCGCAGTCCGTCGTCGGGTTCGGGCCAGTCACACATGTGGACCGTCGGGTGGCCGGCCCCGCCGGTCAGCGCGGCGTAGACCTCCTCGGCCGCGAAGGGCGCGAAGGGCGCGACGAGGGCGGCGACCTCCTCCAGCACACGGTAGAGGGTGGCGTAGGCCGCCCGCTTGCTCGGCGAATCCTCGGGCTCCCACATCCGCTCGCGGACGACCTGGATGTAGAAGCGCGAGACGTCCTCGACGACGAAATCGAGCAGCGCCTCGACGGCCTTGTGGTTCTCGAAGGCGTCCATGTGCTCTGTCATCGTCTTCTCCACGGACTGGAGCCGTGAGAGCACCCACTCGTCGACGAGTTCGAGGTCCTCGGCGACGTCCGCGAGGGTCGTCCCGTCGGCGGCTTCGCCGCCTCCGTCCCGTTGCGGCTCCGCCGCAACGCCGGGCTCGAACCCGTCGGCGCGCATGTACGGCATCGGGAACCGGGCGACGTTCCAGAGGATGTTCAGCCGCCGTTGCATCTCCTCGGTCTCCTCCCAGGAGAAGTTCATGTCCTCCCCCTGGGGAGTCACCGACAGCAGGAACAGGCGCATCGGGTCCCGGCCGTACTCCTCGATGACCTCGCCGGGGTCGACGAAGATGCCCTTGGACTTGGACATCCCGCGGCCGTCGGGCATGTTGGCGTAGCCGTGCATCAACACCTCCTCGTAGGGGCTCTCGCCGACGGCTGCCGTCCCCATCCCCAGTTGCGACCAGAACCACCCGCGGGTCTGGTCGTGGGCCTCGATGATCAGGTCCGCGGGCCACAACTGTTCGAAGCCCTCCGTCTCGCTGGGGTAGTCGACGGTCCCCCAGGTAGCGACCGAGGAGTCCAGCCAGACGTCGAAGACGTCGCCGACGCGGGTGTAGGTCGTCCCGTCCTCGGTGATGGTGAGGTCGTCGACGGTCCCCTTGTGGAGGTCCACGTCCCCGGGATCGATATCCTGGTCGACGCGCTCGGCCAGTTCCTCGCGGTCGCCGACGACGACCACCTCGTCCATGTCCCCCTCCCAGTCCTCGGGAGTCCAGATCGGGATCGGGATCCCCCAGTAGCGCTGCCGGGAGACGTTCCAGTCGGGGGCGTCCTCGACGAAGTCACGGAAGCGGTTGTCCCGGGCCCACTCCGGGTGCCACTGGGCGTCCTCGATGTTCGCCAGCAGCTCCTCCTTGATGTCGGTGATCGTGATGAACCACTGGTCGGTGACGACCCGGACGATGTCGGTATCGCAGCGCCAGCACTGCCCCTCGCGGACGTTCGTCCGGTCGTGTGCGAGCAGGTGCCCCTTCGCGTCGAGGTCGTCGATGATCTCGTCGTTGGCGTCGCGGACGAACGTGCCGGCGTACGTGCCGGCGTCGTCGGTGTACCGGCCGTCGCTGCCGACGGGACAGAACACCTCCAATCCGAGTTCCTGGCCGCGCTCGAAGTCCTCCTCGCCGTGGCCGGGCGCGGAGTGGACCAGCCCCGTCCGGTCGGCCTCGACGTACTCCGCCGTGTAGACCTGGCCGGCACCCTCCCCCTGGGGGTGGGCCGGCACCTCCTCGGCCAGCGGGTGGTCGTACGTCCAGCCGACCATCTCCTCGCCGGAGAGCTCCTCGACGACCTCGTAGTCCTCGTAGCGGCCCTCCTTGAGCACGTCCTCGACGACGGCTTCGGCGACGTAGAGACGGTCCGTCTGGCCGTCCTTCTCCGCGTCGACGCCGACGTAGGTGAGGTCGCCGTCGACGGCGACGAATGTGTTGGCGACGATGGTCCAGGGCGTGGTGGTCCAGATGACCAGACTCCCCTCCCGGTCGACGAGGGGGAACCGGACGTAGATGGATGGCTTGCCGACGTCGTGGTACTCCACCTCGTTGTTGGCGATGGCGGTCTCACACCGGGGACACTGGTTGATGGAGCGTTTGCCCTGCTCGACGAGGCCGCGCTCGTGGGCCTGCGCGAAGCCCCACCAGGCCGCCTCCATGTACTCCGGGCTGACCGTCCGGTAGGGCTCGTCCCAGTCCATCCAGACGCCGAAGTCCTGGAAGTCCGCCTGCAGCCCCTCGAGTTGCTCCTGGGCGAAGGCCTTGCACTCCTCGATGAACGCCTCCTCGCCAAAGTCCTCGATCTCCTTCTTGTTCTCGAAGCCCAGTCGCTCCTCGACTTTGGTCTCGATTGGCAGGCCGTGCATGTCGTAGCCCGGCCGGTCGGCGACGTCGTACCCCTGCATCCGGTGATACCGGATGTAGAGGTCCTTGAGCACCTTGTTCCAGGTGGTGCCCATGTGGGCCGCGCCGGAGGTGTAGGGGGGGCCGTCGACGAAGAAGAAGTCCTCGCCGTCGCTGCGGTGCTCGACGGTCCGCTCGTAGGCGTCGACCGCCTCCCAGCGGTCGAACACACGCGGTTCGACCGCGTCGGGGTCGTACTGGTCGTCCACCGGGGCGAAGCGCTCGCGCTCGCTCCCGTCCCCGGCGGACGCGTCGTCGTGGCTCATGTCCCACCGATCCGTCGCCGCGGTTATAGGCGCCTCGGTCCTGTGGGAACGGTTCAGACGGCGGGCGCGGGCGACCGCCGTGGCTGCGCGCGCCCGAAGACAAACGAGGTGGGGGCAGCGCGGTCGAGCGACCGTCCTGCTGAACGCGCGTGCGCTCGTGACGGCGCGGGCCGAAAACAGATATACCGGGGGTGGTCTAGACCCACACGATGCTGCTGGTGCTGTGTGTCGACCTCGACGACGACCTCGGCCGGAAGACCGGAGTCGACACGCCCGTCGTCGGACGCGACGCGGTCCGGGACGCGGCGGTCGACCTCGCCACGGCCGACCCCGAGGACAGCGACGTCAACGTCATGTTCGAAGGGCTCCACCTCGCGGAGGAGGTCGAGGACAGCGTCGAGGTCGCCGCCGTCACCGGTCTCGAGGGAAGCGAGGTCGCCGCCACCCGGAAGGTCGGCGAGGAGGTCGACCGCGTGCTCGCCGGCCTGGAGACCGGCGAGGACATCCGCGCGCTCGTGGTGACCGACGGCGCCCAGGACGAGTCGGTCATCCCCGTCATCCGCTCGCGGGTCGCCATCGACGGCGTCCGTCGGGTCGTCGTCCGCCAGGCCCAGGACCTGGAGTCGATGTACTACACCATCAAGCAGGTGCTCGACGACCCCGAGACGCGTGGGACGATCCTCGTCCCTCTCGGGATCTTGCTGCTCATCTACCCGCTGACGGTGCTGGCGAACGCGCTGGGCTTCCCGGGGACGGTCTTCGGGGTCACCTCCGGCCTGCTCGGGCTGTACGTGCTGGGCCGTGCCTTCGGCGTCGAGGAGGCGCTCGACACCGCGGTCGCCCGCGCCCGGAAGGCGCTGTTTACCGGCCGGGTGACGATCATCACCTACGTGGTCGCTGCTGCCCTGCTGGTCATCGGCGGGGTCAGCGGCGTCCAGGCACTCGAACGGGTCCAGCTCGCCCACAGCAGCCCCCTCGGCGTGCTCGGGGTGGTGGCCGCGCTGGTCGACGGCGCCGTCCCGTGGTTCGCGGCCGCCGGGGTCACGAGCAGCCTCGGGCAGGTCACCGACGAGTACCTCGCCGGCCAGTTCCGGTGGCGGTATCTCAACGCCCCCTTCTACGTGCTCGCCATCGCCGCCGTGTTGCACGGCCTGAGCGCGTACTTCCTCGGGACGGTCACCCTCCAGTATCTCGCCATCGCGCTGACCGGCGGGACGCTTCTCGGGCTCGTGAGTACGCTCTCCTTCGCGGTGGCGGAGTCGCGGTCGGAGCGGCGGACCGAGGCGGCCTGAACTTCTGATGGCGTGGTTTTCGGGTGTGAATTCAA comes from Salinirussus salinus and encodes:
- the ileS gene encoding isoleucine--tRNA ligase — protein: MSHDDASAGDGSERERFAPVDDQYDPDAVEPRVFDRWEAVDAYERTVEHRSDGEDFFFVDGPPYTSGAAHMGTTWNKVLKDLYIRYHRMQGYDVADRPGYDMHGLPIETKVEERLGFENKKEIEDFGEEAFIEECKAFAQEQLEGLQADFQDFGVWMDWDEPYRTVSPEYMEAAWWGFAQAHERGLVEQGKRSINQCPRCETAIANNEVEYHDVGKPSIYVRFPLVDREGSLVIWTTTPWTIVANTFVAVDGDLTYVGVDAEKDGQTDRLYVAEAVVEDVLKEGRYEDYEVVEELSGEEMVGWTYDHPLAEEVPAHPQGEGAGQVYTAEYVEADRTGLVHSAPGHGEEDFERGQELGLEVFCPVGSDGRYTDDAGTYAGTFVRDANDEIIDDLDAKGHLLAHDRTNVREGQCWRCDTDIVRVVTDQWFITITDIKEELLANIEDAQWHPEWARDNRFRDFVEDAPDWNVSRQRYWGIPIPIWTPEDWEGDMDEVVVVGDREELAERVDQDIDPGDVDLHKGTVDDLTITEDGTTYTRVGDVFDVWLDSSVATWGTVDYPSETEGFEQLWPADLIIEAHDQTRGWFWSQLGMGTAAVGESPYEEVLMHGYANMPDGRGMSKSKGIFVDPGEVIEEYGRDPMRLFLLSVTPQGEDMNFSWEETEEMQRRLNILWNVARFPMPYMRADGFEPGVAAEPQRDGGGEAADGTTLADVAEDLELVDEWVLSRLQSVEKTMTEHMDAFENHKAVEALLDFVVEDVSRFYIQVVRERMWEPEDSPSKRAAYATLYRVLEEVAALVAPFAPFAAEEVYAALTGGAGHPTVHMCDWPEPDDGLRDPDLEREVEVVRAVEEAGSNARQQAERKLRWPVSRVVVDADSADVAAAVETRADLVADRLNARAVEVLGPDEEWGELRYSAAADMSELGPAFGDDAGRVMEALNEARVPEPTLDALEAAVADTLGEAVELTEAMVEFRRETPPEVAGADFTAGDGGGVVYVDTALTEDIESEGYAREVVRRVQEMRKDLDLDIEAEIRLDLEIEDDRVAGLVARHADYLEEEVRAGDRGTVEDGHRKTWDVEGVDVEIAIEPLPEAAASDD
- a CDS encoding DUF373 family protein; this encodes MLLVLCVDLDDDLGRKTGVDTPVVGRDAVRDAAVDLATADPEDSDVNVMFEGLHLAEEVEDSVEVAAVTGLEGSEVAATRKVGEEVDRVLAGLETGEDIRALVVTDGAQDESVIPVIRSRVAIDGVRRVVVRQAQDLESMYYTIKQVLDDPETRGTILVPLGILLLIYPLTVLANALGFPGTVFGVTSGLLGLYVLGRAFGVEEALDTAVARARKALFTGRVTIITYVVAAALLVIGGVSGVQALERVQLAHSSPLGVLGVVAALVDGAVPWFAAAGVTSSLGQVTDEYLAGQFRWRYLNAPFYVLAIAAVLHGLSAYFLGTVTLQYLAIALTGGTLLGLVSTLSFAVAESRSERRTEAA